The proteins below come from a single Plantactinospora sp. KBS50 genomic window:
- a CDS encoding 5-formyltetrahydrofolate cyclo-ligase, with amino-acid sequence MPNFSDEADPDADRAKLDLRRRVLARRRALAPAERDRAAGLVQAGLTALVRRLRPRVVTGYVPVGSEPGGPDLPEVLAEALPPAGVLLLPALLPDLDLDWAAYAGPAALHAAGRGLREPTGRRLGTAAIRAADLVVVPALAVDRAGVRLGRGGGSYDRALARVAPGVPVVALLHDGELVDAVPALPHDLPVRAVLTPGGGFHRLPAGRDRAR; translated from the coding sequence GTGCCGAATTTTTCGGATGAAGCGGACCCGGACGCGGACCGGGCCAAGCTCGACCTCCGCCGGCGGGTGCTGGCGCGTCGCCGGGCGCTCGCGCCGGCCGAGCGGGACCGGGCCGCCGGCCTCGTCCAGGCCGGGCTGACGGCCCTGGTACGCCGGCTGCGCCCGCGGGTGGTGACCGGGTACGTCCCGGTGGGCAGTGAGCCCGGCGGTCCCGACCTGCCCGAGGTGCTGGCCGAGGCGCTGCCCCCGGCGGGGGTGCTGCTGCTGCCGGCGCTGCTGCCGGATCTGGATCTCGACTGGGCGGCGTACGCCGGTCCGGCGGCCCTGCACGCGGCCGGGCGGGGGCTGCGGGAGCCGACCGGCCGCCGGCTGGGCACCGCCGCCATCCGGGCCGCCGATCTGGTGGTGGTGCCGGCGCTGGCGGTGGACCGCGCGGGCGTCCGGCTGGGCCGGGGCGGCGGCTCGTACGACCGTGCGCTGGCCCGGGTGGCGCCCGGCGTGCCGGTGGTGGCGCTGCTGCACGACGGTGAACTGGTCGACGCCGTCCCGGCGCTGCCGCACGACCTGCCGGTGCGAGCGGTGCTCACCCCGGGTGGCGGGTTCCACCGGCTGCCGGCTGGACGAGACCGGGCCCGATGA